From the Micromonospora echinospora genome, the window TGGGCGCGATCCCGGTGGAGCGGGCCGGTGGGCGGGCCGCGCTCTCCGCGTTCGACGCGGCGATCCCGGCGCTGCGCGGCGGCGACCTGGTCGTCGTCTACCCGGAGGGGACCCGGTCGCCGGACGGCCGCCTCTACCGGGGCCGCACCGGCGCGGCCCGGCTCGCCGTCTCGGCCGGTGTGCCGATCGTCCCGGTGGGCATGATCGGCACCGACCGGGTGCAGCCGATCGGCGCCCGGATGCCCCGCCTCGGCGCGGGGAAGATCACCGTCCGGTTCGGCAAGCCGCTGGACTTCACCGGCCGTTCCGACGACCGCACCTCGCTGCGGGCGATGACCGACGAGCTGATGAGCGAGATCCAGAAGCTCACCGGCCAGGAGTACGTCCCCCGCTACGCCCCGCCCCGCGGCCAGCCCGCCGGCTGATCCGGTCCGCGCGTCGCGGTTACCCGGCCGGGGACGGGGTCACTGCCGGGTGACGATCTGTTCCCGCAGGGTGCCGAGCAGGGTGGCGCTGTCGGACAGCGAGAGCCGGGTGAAGACCCCGCTGGCGATGCTGCCGTGGTCGGCCCAGGTGCAGACCACCACGTCCACACTGCCCGAGCGGCCGACCGCGCAGCGCTGGTGCTCCCCGCGTACGTCGGTCTCGACCACCTGCTGCGTCCCGAGCTTGTACTTCGGGGTCAGCCGGGTCAGCTCCTCCTCGGCGTCCGACTCGGGCGTGAACCGGAAACCGGTGCTGCCGAAGATCGTGACGGTCTTGCCCTGCGGGGTGCTGTAGACCCCGGCGAAGACCTCCTCGGCCAACGCGTGTTCGGTCTCCACCTCGCCGCGTAGCTCGTCGGCGGTCTGCTCGCTGCGGGCGTCGGTCTGGAGCCGCAGGTCGGCCACCTGCGGCGGAAGGGTCGCGCCGGCCGGG encodes:
- a CDS encoding lysophospholipid acyltransferase family protein, translating into MPPLYTIGQYTVGNLLRWGWRPTVEGLEHVPEQGGAILAGNHLSVADELFLGATIPRHLAFWAKSEYFKGTGFRGQLTKSVLTGLGAIPVERAGGRAALSAFDAAIPALRGGDLVVVYPEGTRSPDGRLYRGRTGAARLAVSAGVPIVPVGMIGTDRVQPIGARMPRLGAGKITVRFGKPLDFTGRSDDRTSLRAMTDELMSEIQKLTGQEYVPRYAPPRGQPAG